The Carassius carassius chromosome 16, fCarCar2.1, whole genome shotgun sequence genome window below encodes:
- the LOC132160330 gene encoding uncharacterized protein LOC132160330, producing MGGYLVLTLFVFLFDGLVADTSGLNLLSVIEGHNVTLSTGVTKQQRDKMLWYFNNTLIALINGEPSKSCLYYGVGGIFRDRLEVDYESGSLIITDITTEHTGRYEANFIQSKSTGTSQSLNRNSKCDGTKITRKMSNIGETIKTLSVSVTAFLSRTDKPNVVSNNRDKKQEHESSLSLGLIAGIFVGVLLLATAAVLGVICYICRRSSKGKYHLQIRF from the exons GTCTGGTTGCTGACACATCTGGATTGAACTTGTTGTCAGTGATTGAGGGACACAATGTCACTTTAAGCACAGGTGTTACCAAACAACAACGTGACAAGATGCTGTGGTATTTCAACAATACTCTGATAGCTCTGATCAATGGAGAGCCCAGTAAGAGTTGTCTGTATTATGGTGTTGGAGGgatattcagagacagactggaaGTGGACTATGAGtctggatctctgatcatcacaGACATCACAACTGAACACACTGGACGTTATGAAGCAAATTTCATCCAAAGCAAGAGCACGGGAACCAGCCAAAGCTTGAACCGAAACAGCAAGTGTGATGGCACAAAAATCACCAGAAAAATGAGCAACATCGGCGAAACCATAAAAACTTTAAGTGTTTCTGTCACTG CCTTTCTCTCTAGAACTGACAAACCCAACGTAGTATCAAACAATCGGGACAAGAAACAAGAGCATGAAAGCA GTCTGTCTTTAGGTCTTATAGCTGGAATATTTGTTGGTGTGTTGCTGCTAGCTACAGCTGCTGTTCTTGGTGTGATTTGCTATATCTGCAGGAGATCTAGCAAGGGCAAGTATCACCTACAGATAAGATTTTGA